From a region of the Lactuca sativa cultivar Salinas chromosome 4, Lsat_Salinas_v11, whole genome shotgun sequence genome:
- the LOC111899644 gene encoding uncharacterized protein LOC111899644: protein MALIFDPVTIFTGMNCPKALSPIQKLNTNTSINNRKSHHVFKKICITRPKFLIGEDYGAKYAISVARGNHNGLNLNNEPFWLSPTKGFIRGIKSLFAFLAEQPSQLKYIEWPGFQNTLKTAMLTLVLVAMLIVGLSSVDSGLWYLLVTILRKPA from the exons ATGGCTTTAATTTTTGATCCGGTGACAATCTTTACAG GTATGAATTGTCCCAAAGCACTATCTCCAATTCAGAAGTTAAACACAAACACATCAATAAATAACCGAAAAAGCCACCATGTTTTTAAAAAG ATCTGTATAACAAGACCTAAGTTTTTAATTGGAGAAGATTATGGTGCCAAATATGCTATTTCAGTAGCAAGAGGAAACCACAATGGGCTTAATTTAAATAATGAACCCTTTTGGTTATCACCTACAAAGGGCTTTATCAG GGGAATAAAATCTTTGTTTGCCTTTCTGGCTGAACAACCTAGCCAGCTAAAGTACATAGAGTGGCCAGGTTTCCAAAATACG TTGAAAACAGCTATGTTGACTCTTGTTCTTGTGGCAATGCTTATTGTTGGCTTATCGTCTGTTGATTCTGGTCTTTGGTATTTGCTTGTAACGATTCTAAGGAAACCTGCATGA
- the LOC111899642 gene encoding uncharacterized protein LOC111899642 translates to MDVDIDHYTILGLPSGEEGSKLTEKEITKAYRLKALELHPDKRPDDPNAPSNFQKLQTSYQILKDEKARKLFDDLLRVKQQKIQRQSQHDSKRRRMMSDLEEREKNAFYHQDPTSKARNEEESIARKLREEISRIRAMHGNNKTGFTDTEESSRKKEKEDERKTSGVDTNMDKEKMLKVSWEKGGLEYSAERLRGLFETFGEVKDVVIRSSKKKGSALVVMASKEAAVAATGTVCGDLSNPLLVIPLQPAVANAFPTFREPVKSSHGQHLNEDLVGARYQAFEDSVLQKLQKAAERQK, encoded by the exons atggATGTTGACATTGACCATTACACCATTCTTGGATTACCATCTGGTGAAGAAGGATCGAAGCTCACAGaaaaagaaataacaaaagcATACCGATTAAAAGCTTTAGAATTACACCCTGACAAAAGACCGGATGACCCAAACGCCCCTTCCAATTTCCAAAAACTACAAACATCATACCAAATCCTTAAAGATGAAAAAGCCCGAAAACTTTTCGATGATCTTCTTCGAGTAAAACAACAAAAAATTCAACGCCAATCACAACACGACTCCAAACGTAGAAGAATGATGTCAGATCTTGAAGAAAGAGAGAAGAATGCTTTTTATCATCAAGATCCAACTTCAAAAGCTAGAAATGAAGAAGAAAGTATTGCAAGAAAACTTAGAGAAGAAATTAGTAGGATTCGTGCAATGCATGGAAACAATAAAACAGGTTTTACTGACACCGAAGAATCTTCTaggaagaaagaaaaagaagatgaaaGAAAAACTAGTGGGGTGGATACGAATATGGATAAAGAGAAGATGCTTAAGGTGTCATGGGAGAAGGGTGGTTTGGAGTATAGTGCGGAAAGATTGAGGGGGTTATTTGAAACATTTGGTGAGGTTAAGGATGTGGTTATTAGAAGTTCCAAGAAAAAGGGTTCGGCTCTTGTTGTCATGGCTTCCAAAGAAGCAGCT GTGGCAGCAACTGGAACTGTGTGTGGAGATCTTTCAAATCCTTTATTGGTTATACCTCTTCAACCTGCTGTAGCTAATGCTTTTCCAACATTTCGAGAGCCTGTGAAGTCTTCACATGGTCAACATTTAAATGAAGACCTTGTTGGAGCTAGATATCAGGCGTTTGAAGATTCTGTTTTGCAAAAACTTCAAAAG gctGCTGAGAGACAGAAATGA